One window of the Marmota flaviventris isolate mMarFla1 chromosome 2, mMarFla1.hap1, whole genome shotgun sequence genome contains the following:
- the Nudt14 gene encoding uridine diphosphate glucose pyrophosphatase NUDT14 isoform X3: MERIEGVAVGRCASSSYMRPLTLHYRQNGVQKSWDFMKTHDSVTILLFNSSQRSLVLVKQFRPAVYAGEVERRFPGSLAHVDQDQPRELQPTLPGSAGVTVELCAGLVDQPGLSLEEVACKEAWEECGYRLAPSDLHQVATYSRPCLPSQVWSRTDRL, translated from the exons ATGGAGCGCATCGAGGGGGTGGCCGTGGGCCGCTGCGCCAGCTCTTCCTACATGCGGCCGCTCACGCTGCACTACCGCCAG AATGGTGTCCAGAAGTCGTGGGACTTCATGAAGACCCATGACAG CGTGACTATTCTCCTGTTCAACTCTTCTCAGAGGAGCCTGGTGTTGGTGAAGCAGTTCCGGCCAG CTGTGTATGCAGGTGAGGTGGAGCGCCGCTTCCCAGGGTCGCTGGCCCATGTGGACCAGGACCAGCCCCGAGAACTGCAGCCCACGCTGCCTGGCTCAGCGGGGGTGACAGTTGAGCTGTGTGCTGGCCTTGTGGATCAGCCTGGGCTCTCGCTGGAGGAGGTGGCGTGCAAGGAGGCTTGGGAGGAGTGTGGCTACCGCTTGGCGCCCTCTGATCTGCACCAGGTCGCAACGTacag CAGGCCCTGTCTCCCCTCACAGGTCTGGAGTAGGACTGACCGGCTCTAG
- the Nudt14 gene encoding uridine diphosphate glucose pyrophosphatase NUDT14 isoform X1, giving the protein MERIEGVAVGRCASSSYMRPLTLHYRQNGVQKSWDFMKTHDSVTILLFNSSQRSLVLVKQFRPAVYAGEVERRFPGSLAHVDQDQPRELQPTLPGSAGVTVELCAGLVDQPGLSLEEVACKEAWEECGYRLAPSDLHQVATYRSGVGLTGSSQTMFYAEVTDAQRGGPGGGLVEEGELIEVVHLPLDSAQAFVDNVDIPKTLGVIFGISWFLSQVAPRLNLQ; this is encoded by the exons ATGGAGCGCATCGAGGGGGTGGCCGTGGGCCGCTGCGCCAGCTCTTCCTACATGCGGCCGCTCACGCTGCACTACCGCCAG AATGGTGTCCAGAAGTCGTGGGACTTCATGAAGACCCATGACAG CGTGACTATTCTCCTGTTCAACTCTTCTCAGAGGAGCCTGGTGTTGGTGAAGCAGTTCCGGCCAG CTGTGTATGCAGGTGAGGTGGAGCGCCGCTTCCCAGGGTCGCTGGCCCATGTGGACCAGGACCAGCCCCGAGAACTGCAGCCCACGCTGCCTGGCTCAGCGGGGGTGACAGTTGAGCTGTGTGCTGGCCTTGTGGATCAGCCTGGGCTCTCGCTGGAGGAGGTGGCGTGCAAGGAGGCTTGGGAGGAGTGTGGCTACCGCTTGGCGCCCTCTGATCTGCACCAGGTCGCAACGTacag GTCTGGAGTAGGACTGACCGGCTCTAGCCAGACCATGTTCTATGCAGAGGTGACAGATGCCCAGCGAGGTGGGCCAGGAGGGGGCCTGGTGGAAGAGGGTGAGCTCATTGAGGTCGTGCACCTGCCTCTGGACAGTGCCCAGGCCTTCGTGGACAACGTGGACATCCCCAAGACCCTTGGCGTCATCTTTGGCATCTCCTGGTTCCTCAGCCAGGTGGCTCCCCGCCTCAATCTCCAGTGA
- the Nudt14 gene encoding uridine diphosphate glucose pyrophosphatase NUDT14 isoform X2: MERIEGVAVGRCASSSYMRPLTLHYRQNGVQKSWDFMKTHDSVTILLFNSSQRSLVLVKQFRPAVYAGEVERRFPGSLAHVDQDQPRELQPTLPGSAGVTVELCAGLVDQPGLSLEEVACKEAWEECGYRLAPSDLHQVATYSAQAFVDNVDIPKTLGVIFGISWFLSQVAPRLNLQ; this comes from the exons ATGGAGCGCATCGAGGGGGTGGCCGTGGGCCGCTGCGCCAGCTCTTCCTACATGCGGCCGCTCACGCTGCACTACCGCCAG AATGGTGTCCAGAAGTCGTGGGACTTCATGAAGACCCATGACAG CGTGACTATTCTCCTGTTCAACTCTTCTCAGAGGAGCCTGGTGTTGGTGAAGCAGTTCCGGCCAG CTGTGTATGCAGGTGAGGTGGAGCGCCGCTTCCCAGGGTCGCTGGCCCATGTGGACCAGGACCAGCCCCGAGAACTGCAGCCCACGCTGCCTGGCTCAGCGGGGGTGACAGTTGAGCTGTGTGCTGGCCTTGTGGATCAGCCTGGGCTCTCGCTGGAGGAGGTGGCGTGCAAGGAGGCTTGGGAGGAGTGTGGCTACCGCTTGGCGCCCTCTGATCTGCACCAGGTCGCAACGTacag TGCCCAGGCCTTCGTGGACAACGTGGACATCCCCAAGACCCTTGGCGTCATCTTTGGCATCTCCTGGTTCCTCAGCCAGGTGGCTCCCCGCCTCAATCTCCAGTGA